The Vibrio agarivorans genome window below encodes:
- the acuI gene encoding acrylyl-CoA reductase (NADPH), with product MFNALLLNQEEKRTIATISQIDESQLPEGDVLIDVDYSSLNYKDGLAITGKGKIIRNFPMVPGIDLAGTVVSSEDARYSAGDSVVLTGWGVGENHWGGMAQRARLKADWLVPLPKGLDSKKAMMVGTAGFTAMLCVQALLDGDVKPEDGEVLVTGASGGVGSVAVTLLSQLGYKVAAVTGRVEQNGPLLEKLGAARIIDRTEFEEPARPLEKQVWAGAVDTVGSKVLAKVLAQMDYNSTVAACGLAGGFDLPTTVMPFILRNVRLQGVDSVSCPTEKRIAAWEKLVELLPESYFEQACTEATLEQAPKFAEDITNGQVTGRVVIKL from the coding sequence ATGTTTAATGCACTACTCCTGAACCAAGAAGAAAAACGTACTATCGCGACTATTTCTCAAATCGATGAGAGCCAACTACCTGAAGGTGATGTGCTTATCGATGTTGATTACTCATCACTGAACTACAAAGACGGCCTTGCCATCACGGGCAAAGGGAAAATCATTCGTAACTTCCCAATGGTGCCAGGTATTGATCTTGCTGGCACAGTAGTTAGCTCAGAAGATGCTCGTTACTCTGCTGGTGATAGCGTTGTTCTAACAGGTTGGGGCGTTGGTGAAAATCATTGGGGTGGTATGGCTCAGCGCGCGCGTCTAAAAGCCGATTGGCTCGTGCCGCTTCCAAAAGGACTTGATAGCAAGAAAGCCATGATGGTTGGTACTGCAGGCTTTACCGCCATGCTTTGCGTTCAAGCGCTGCTTGACGGTGATGTAAAGCCAGAAGATGGTGAAGTGCTAGTTACTGGTGCGAGTGGTGGTGTTGGCTCTGTTGCAGTAACACTGCTTTCCCAGCTTGGCTATAAAGTTGCTGCAGTAACAGGTCGCGTTGAGCAAAACGGGCCATTACTAGAAAAACTAGGCGCTGCGCGCATTATTGACCGCACAGAGTTTGAAGAGCCAGCACGTCCACTTGAAAAACAAGTGTGGGCAGGCGCTGTCGATACCGTAGGCAGCAAAGTACTAGCCAAAGTTCTTGCGCAAATGGACTACAACAGCACCGTCGCAGCATGCGGCCTAGCGGGTGGTTTCGACCTACCGACAACCGTGATGCCATTTATCCTGCGTAACGTTCGCTTGCAGGGTGTAGATTCTGTTTCTTGCCCAACAGAAAAACGTATTGCGGCATGGGAGAAATTGGTTGAGCTACTACCCGAAAGCTACTTCGAGCAAGCATGTACTGAAGCGACACTTGAGCAAGCACCAAAGTTTGCTGAAGACATTACTAACGGCCAAGTAACAGGACGCGTTGTAATTAAGCTTTAA
- the ilvA gene encoding threonine ammonia-lyase, biosynthetic produces MTLTTETGADYLRQILRAPVYEVATVTPLQEMPRLSARIHNNVQLKREDRQPVHSFKLRGAYNMVSSLSEQQKAAGVIAASAGNHAQGMALSGTKLGIKTTIVMPKTTPDIKVEAVRGFGGEVVLHGSNFDEAKAEAERLSELHGYTFVPPFDHPLVIAGQGTIGMEMLQQNGHLDYIFVPVGGGGLAAGVAVLVKQLMPEIKVIAVEPEDSSCLKAALDAGEPVVLDQVSMFADGVAVKRIGEETFRLCQQYIDGHVAVSSDEICAAVKDIFEDTRAIAEPSGALALAGLKKFAEKNQLRDKNLGTVLSGANTNFHGLRYVSERCELGEKREGLLAVTIPERQGAFFEFCNIIGGRAVTEFNYRYNDDELANIFVGVRLMGGQEELESIITDLRDGGYPVVDLSDDEMAKLHIRYMIGGKPSKPLKERLYSFEFPEYPGALLRFLSTLGTHWNISLFNYRNHGADYGRVLCGFELDEADLVQFSSHLRELGYQCKDETDNPSYQFFLS; encoded by the coding sequence ATGACATTAACAACGGAAACGGGCGCAGATTATCTGCGCCAAATCCTCCGAGCTCCCGTTTATGAAGTGGCGACAGTTACGCCACTTCAAGAGATGCCACGCTTGTCAGCACGCATTCATAACAACGTGCAGCTTAAGCGTGAAGACCGTCAACCTGTGCATTCATTCAAACTGCGTGGTGCATACAACATGGTCTCAAGCCTTTCGGAGCAACAGAAAGCGGCGGGCGTCATCGCAGCCTCTGCAGGCAACCATGCTCAAGGCATGGCACTCTCTGGCACTAAGCTCGGTATCAAGACGACCATCGTGATGCCGAAAACCACGCCTGACATTAAGGTGGAAGCCGTTCGCGGGTTTGGTGGTGAAGTCGTCCTGCACGGGAGTAACTTTGATGAGGCCAAAGCAGAAGCCGAGCGCCTATCAGAATTACACGGCTACACCTTCGTGCCCCCTTTTGATCATCCATTGGTGATCGCAGGACAAGGTACCATTGGCATGGAAATGCTCCAGCAAAATGGTCACCTTGATTATATTTTTGTCCCTGTAGGTGGCGGCGGTTTAGCAGCAGGTGTTGCAGTACTGGTCAAACAGCTTATGCCTGAAATTAAAGTGATTGCTGTGGAGCCGGAAGACTCTTCATGCCTTAAAGCCGCACTCGATGCCGGTGAACCGGTGGTTCTCGATCAAGTCAGTATGTTTGCTGATGGTGTCGCAGTGAAGCGCATTGGCGAAGAGACATTCCGCCTTTGTCAGCAATACATTGATGGGCATGTCGCCGTATCGAGCGACGAAATCTGCGCCGCAGTCAAAGATATCTTTGAAGATACTCGCGCAATCGCAGAGCCTTCTGGCGCGTTAGCGCTGGCTGGCCTTAAGAAATTTGCCGAGAAAAATCAGCTCAGAGATAAAAACTTAGGTACGGTGCTTTCTGGTGCAAATACCAACTTTCATGGCTTGCGCTATGTTTCTGAGCGCTGTGAACTGGGTGAAAAGCGCGAAGGGTTACTGGCTGTTACGATCCCCGAGCGTCAAGGTGCCTTCTTTGAGTTTTGTAACATCATCGGTGGCCGTGCGGTGACTGAGTTTAACTATCGCTACAACGATGATGAACTGGCAAACATATTTGTCGGTGTTCGATTGATGGGAGGGCAAGAAGAACTAGAGAGCATCATCACTGACCTTCGTGATGGTGGATACCCTGTTGTTGACCTTTCAGATGACGAGATGGCGAAACTGCACATCCGCTATATGATTGGTGGCAAGCCATCTAAACCCCTCAAAGAGCGATTGTATAGCTTCGAGTTTCCAGAATACCCCGGCGCATTGCTCAGGTTCTTGAGCACATTGGGCACGCACTGGAACATCAGCCTGTTTAACTACCGCAACCACGGTGCCGACTACGGCCGCGTACTTTGTGGCTTTGAACTCGATGAAGCCGATCTCGTTCAGTTCTCGAGCCATCTGCGTGAGTTGGGTTATCAGTGTAAAGATGAGACCGACAACCCGTCGTATCAGTTCTTTTTATCCTAA
- the ilvD gene encoding dihydroxy-acid dehydratase: MPKYRSATTTHGRNMAGARALWRATGVKDEDFGKPIIAVVNSFTQFVPGHVHLKDLGQLVAKEIEAAGGIAKEFNTIAVDDGIAMGHGGMLYSLPSRELIADSVEYMVNAHCADAMVCISNCDKITPGMLMASMRLNIPVIFVSGGPMEAGKTKLSDQIIKLDLVDAMMQGADPNVSDEQSEQIERSACPTCGSCSGMFTANSMNCLTEALGLSQPGNGSMLATHADRRDLFVNAGKRIVELTRRYYEQDDASALPRNIATKAAFENAMALDIAMGGSTNTVLHLLAAAQEGEVEFDMEDIDQMSRRVPNLCKVAPSTQKYHMEDVHRAGGVVGILGELDRAGLLNNQSKTVLGLTWEEQLAQYDIMLTDSEEVKSFYRAGPAGIRTTEAFSQECRWDSLDADRENGCIRTKENAYSQDGGLAVLKGNIALDGCIVKTAGVDESILKFTGPAVVFESQEDAVEGILGGKVKAGDVVIIRYEGPKGGPGMQEMLYPTTYLKSMGLGKECALLTDGRFSGGTSGLSIGHASPEAANGGTIGLVKDGDIIAIDIPNRTISLEVGEQELAERRTKQDQLGWKPAQREREVSFALKAYASMATSADKGAVRDKSKLEG, encoded by the coding sequence ATGCCTAAATATAGATCAGCCACTACCACACATGGCCGCAACATGGCGGGTGCTCGAGCACTGTGGCGTGCAACTGGGGTAAAAGATGAAGACTTCGGCAAACCAATAATTGCCGTTGTGAACTCCTTCACTCAATTCGTTCCGGGTCACGTTCACTTAAAAGACCTAGGCCAACTGGTCGCAAAAGAAATTGAAGCCGCAGGTGGTATCGCAAAAGAGTTTAATACCATTGCAGTCGATGACGGTATCGCAATGGGCCACGGCGGCATGCTCTACTCACTGCCATCACGTGAACTTATCGCTGACTCAGTGGAATACATGGTCAATGCACACTGTGCTGACGCAATGGTGTGTATCTCCAACTGTGACAAAATCACCCCAGGAATGCTCATGGCCTCGATGCGCCTAAACATCCCGGTAATTTTTGTCTCTGGTGGCCCAATGGAAGCCGGTAAGACGAAGCTATCAGACCAGATCATCAAACTCGACTTAGTTGATGCCATGATGCAAGGTGCCGATCCTAATGTTTCGGATGAGCAAAGTGAGCAGATTGAACGCTCTGCATGTCCTACATGTGGCTCTTGTTCAGGCATGTTCACTGCTAACTCGATGAACTGCCTCACCGAAGCACTTGGCCTGTCTCAGCCGGGTAATGGCTCGATGCTTGCGACTCACGCAGATCGTCGCGATCTCTTTGTCAATGCTGGTAAGCGTATCGTTGAGCTTACTCGTCGCTACTACGAACAAGATGATGCCTCTGCCCTGCCACGCAATATCGCGACAAAAGCGGCTTTTGAGAATGCGATGGCGCTCGACATCGCAATGGGTGGTTCAACCAATACCGTGTTGCACCTATTGGCGGCCGCTCAAGAGGGTGAAGTTGAGTTTGATATGGAAGACATTGACCAAATGTCTCGCCGCGTACCGAACCTGTGTAAAGTTGCGCCTTCAACACAGAAGTACCACATGGAAGATGTCCACCGCGCGGGTGGTGTAGTCGGTATCCTAGGTGAATTGGATCGCGCTGGTCTTCTCAACAACCAATCAAAAACGGTACTGGGTCTGACTTGGGAAGAGCAGCTAGCACAGTACGACATCATGTTGACTGATTCTGAAGAGGTCAAATCCTTCTACCGTGCTGGCCCTGCTGGCATTCGTACTACCGAAGCCTTCTCACAAGAGTGTCGTTGGGACAGCCTAGATGCTGACCGCGAGAACGGTTGTATCCGCACCAAAGAGAACGCTTATAGTCAAGACGGCGGTTTAGCCGTACTAAAAGGCAATATCGCTCTTGACGGCTGTATCGTAAAAACTGCCGGTGTAGACGAGAGCATCCTGAAATTCACCGGTCCTGCGGTTGTGTTTGAAAGCCAAGAAGATGCTGTTGAGGGCATTCTAGGTGGCAAAGTCAAAGCGGGTGATGTGGTCATTATTCGCTATGAAGGACCAAAAGGTGGCCCGGGTATGCAAGAGATGCTTTACCCGACAACCTATTTGAAATCGATGGGTCTTGGTAAAGAGTGCGCTCTATTAACGGATGGTCGATTCTCTGGTGGTACATCAGGGCTCTCTATTGGTCACGCCTCTCCTGAAGCAGCTAATGGCGGCACGATTGGCTTGGTCAAGGATGGCGATATCATTGCCATTGATATTCCAAATCGCACAATCTCGCTCGAAGTAGGTGAGCAAGAGCTTGCAGAACGTCGCACTAAACAAGATCAGTTAGGCTGGAAACCAGCTCAACGTGAACGCGAAGTGTCATTTGCATTGAAAGCTTACGCTAGCATGGCCACCAGCGCAGACAAAGGTGCAGTACGAGACAAATCTAAGCTAGAGGGCTAG